The Granulicella sibirica genome has a segment encoding these proteins:
- a CDS encoding dimethylarginine dimethylaminohydrolase family protein, which translates to MCPPQWYDVDYVINPWMAGNLHRPSRDTAFHQWKSLYQSLQTVADVRLLQARQGAPDMVFVAHTAVVQHGIAAVSSFAHRERQAEEKHLREWMRAHGFLVWETPRETAFEGEGDVLFDDQGRRLWAGHGSRTCLQSHRHVADAWHAPVTSLHLVDPRFYHLDTCFAPLSGGFLLYFPAAFDAPSLARIEEAYPAEKRIAVSEAEAIQFGCNVLNVGRSIFMGSVKSNLAQRLGMSGFEVTELTLSEFVRGGASAKSLALRLSDTGVTHSIAA; encoded by the coding sequence ATGTGTCCTCCCCAGTGGTACGACGTCGACTACGTGATTAATCCATGGATGGCCGGAAATCTACACCGTCCCTCGCGGGATACGGCGTTTCACCAGTGGAAGAGTCTCTACCAGAGCCTGCAGACGGTTGCGGATGTGAGGCTTTTACAGGCTCGTCAAGGTGCCCCAGACATGGTATTCGTCGCGCATACTGCGGTTGTTCAGCACGGCATCGCGGCCGTTTCGAGCTTTGCGCATCGGGAGCGGCAGGCGGAGGAGAAGCACCTGCGGGAGTGGATGCGTGCGCATGGGTTCCTCGTCTGGGAGACTCCGAGAGAGACGGCGTTCGAGGGAGAGGGGGATGTTTTGTTTGATGATCAGGGACGACGGCTCTGGGCTGGTCATGGATCGCGGACGTGCCTGCAGAGCCATCGGCATGTGGCGGATGCGTGGCATGCTCCTGTGACCTCATTGCATCTTGTCGATCCGCGGTTCTACCACCTCGATACCTGCTTCGCTCCGCTCTCCGGCGGGTTTCTGCTTTACTTTCCGGCTGCGTTCGATGCTCCTTCGCTGGCAAGGATCGAGGAGGCTTATCCAGCGGAGAAGAGGATCGCGGTCAGTGAGGCAGAGGCGATTCAATTCGGGTGCAATGTCCTAAACGTTGGACGGTCAATCTTCATGGGGTCGGTGAAGTCGAATCTCGCGCAACGCCTTGGAATGTCTGGATTTGAAGTCACCGAGCTTACCTTGTCGGAGTTCGTCCGGGGCGGAGCTTCAGCGAAGTCACTTGCGCTTCGTTTGAGTGATACCGGGGTTACGCATTCGATCGCTGCATGA
- a CDS encoding M1 family aminopeptidase encodes MRLPQRPARLIAALAVLCLSTLAAYAAPARQQINITAYNISADLVPASNQLTAIAIVTFTAMDDLPIVSFELNNGLALTKVTDGHNTPLPSERLSTNSSVRFTLATPLAKNSVNTWTFEYTGKLVGADTSPVEGIKLAAIGDPISILLYPGRWFPMTGLFTDRFTAEMHIRVPADESVVGSGSGFAAKKTLPANRAEYAFNWTKPGFPGTIIAGKFLDPITAPGVNNIKVWVTDKRKPGAVPFAQQADKEFEFMSGIFGQPESGRLNIVELPEDLGASAAWAPEIIAIAGNRIVDYRNASRLLANTLAHQWWGSKVSPYTLNDAWITNGMCRYAELLFLEDSAGKNSFQTSIGDLSAEALAYDTEPLTTLGRLDPYSPQFQSMTLGKGAMVFHMLRWELGDDGFYKFLKTLLTQYTDKGIRSINVQNLAENIAVGDAKDNLAPFFAQWLDGTGAPAFGDKFSVFRLGNNKGFRTIGAITQDLDLFRMPVELRIETDGKTELKRIDVSGNDSNYSIETFGRPRKITIDADNWLLKSTPDLTVRVAVLRGQQLVAQGDTTAALVEYQKALDANRNSSLASYRIGEIFFNQRNYQSAANSFRDALRGDDEPKWTEVWSHVQLGRIFDVTGQRDRAVNEYRLAVQTNDNTQGAVNEARASMQKPYKRETTEN; translated from the coding sequence ATGCGCCTCCCGCAACGCCCAGCCCGCCTCATCGCCGCACTTGCCGTCCTCTGCCTCTCCACCCTCGCCGCCTACGCCGCGCCCGCCCGGCAGCAGATCAACATCACCGCCTACAACATCTCCGCCGACCTAGTCCCGGCCTCGAACCAGCTCACCGCCATCGCCATCGTCACCTTCACCGCCATGGACGACCTCCCCATCGTCTCCTTCGAACTCAACAACGGCCTCGCCCTCACCAAAGTCACCGACGGCCACAACACCCCGCTGCCCTCCGAGCGCCTGTCCACCAACTCCTCCGTCCGCTTCACCCTCGCCACCCCCCTCGCTAAAAACAGCGTCAACACCTGGACCTTCGAGTACACCGGCAAGCTCGTCGGAGCCGACACCAGCCCCGTCGAAGGCATCAAGCTCGCCGCCATCGGCGACCCCATCTCGATCCTTCTTTACCCCGGCCGCTGGTTTCCCATGACCGGTCTCTTCACCGACCGCTTCACCGCCGAGATGCACATCCGCGTCCCCGCCGACGAGTCCGTCGTCGGCAGCGGAAGCGGATTCGCCGCTAAAAAGACCCTCCCCGCCAACCGCGCCGAGTACGCCTTCAACTGGACCAAGCCCGGCTTCCCCGGAACTATCATCGCCGGCAAGTTCCTCGATCCCATCACCGCACCCGGCGTCAACAACATCAAGGTTTGGGTCACCGACAAGCGCAAGCCCGGAGCCGTCCCCTTCGCCCAGCAGGCCGACAAGGAGTTCGAGTTCATGTCCGGCATCTTCGGCCAGCCCGAATCCGGCCGCCTCAACATCGTCGAGCTCCCCGAAGACCTCGGAGCCTCCGCCGCATGGGCGCCCGAGATCATCGCCATCGCCGGCAACCGCATCGTCGACTACCGCAACGCCAGCCGCCTCCTCGCCAACACCCTCGCCCACCAGTGGTGGGGATCGAAGGTCTCCCCCTACACCCTCAACGACGCATGGATCACCAACGGCATGTGCCGCTACGCCGAACTTCTCTTCCTCGAGGACTCCGCCGGCAAAAACTCCTTCCAGACCTCCATCGGCGACCTCTCCGCCGAAGCCCTCGCCTACGACACCGAGCCCCTCACCACCTTGGGCCGCCTCGACCCCTACTCCCCCCAGTTCCAGTCCATGACCCTCGGCAAGGGAGCCATGGTCTTCCACATGCTCCGCTGGGAGCTAGGCGACGACGGCTTCTACAAATTCCTCAAGACCCTCCTCACCCAGTACACCGACAAGGGCATCCGCAGCATCAACGTCCAGAACCTCGCCGAGAACATCGCAGTCGGTGACGCCAAGGACAACCTCGCCCCCTTCTTCGCCCAGTGGCTCGACGGCACCGGAGCCCCGGCCTTCGGTGACAAGTTCTCCGTCTTCCGCCTCGGCAACAACAAGGGTTTCCGCACCATCGGCGCCATCACCCAGGATCTCGACCTCTTCCGCATGCCCGTCGAGCTCCGCATCGAAACCGACGGCAAAACTGAGCTTAAGCGCATCGACGTCAGCGGCAACGACTCCAACTACTCCATCGAGACTTTCGGCCGCCCCCGCAAGATCACCATCGACGCCGATAACTGGCTGCTGAAAAGCACACCCGACCTGACCGTCCGCGTAGCCGTCCTCCGTGGCCAGCAGCTCGTAGCGCAAGGGGACACCACCGCCGCATTAGTTGAGTACCAGAAAGCCCTAGACGCCAACCGCAATAGCTCCCTCGCCAGCTACCGCATCGGCGAGATCTTCTTCAACCAGCGCAACTACCAGTCCGCCGCGAACTCGTTCCGCGACGCCCTCCGCGGAGACGACGAGCCCAAGTGGACCGAAGTCTGGAGCCACGTCCAACTAGGCCGCATCTTCGACGTCACCGGCCAGCGCGACCGCGCCGTCAACGAGTACCGCCTCGCCGTCCAAACCAACGACAACACCCAGGGCGCCGTCAACGAAGCAAGAGCCTCGATGCAAAAGCCCTACAAGCGCGAGACCACCGAAAACTAA
- a CDS encoding DUF4142 domain-containing protein encodes MRAAVVGLGVCLSGAAFAQDTTSDDKKFLVDAAQGSLFEVNLAKLALEKSGDPNVKEFASKMVKDHTMLIESMKPLGKKLGVKEPTGPTVASRAKYQELKLKSGISFDRAYVETMVKDHHDDLKDFMDEDQKTTNPEVKAAVEKGLKVIKEHTVMIDGIARQGGIDVPAMPGE; translated from the coding sequence ATGAGGGCCGCGGTTGTTGGTCTTGGAGTATGTCTGTCGGGCGCGGCGTTCGCGCAGGATACGACTTCGGATGACAAGAAGTTTCTTGTCGATGCTGCGCAAGGGAGCCTGTTTGAAGTCAACCTGGCGAAGCTTGCGTTAGAGAAGTCGGGCGACCCGAATGTGAAGGAGTTCGCGAGCAAGATGGTGAAGGATCACACCATGTTGATCGAGAGCATGAAGCCGTTGGGGAAGAAGCTTGGCGTGAAGGAACCTACGGGGCCTACCGTCGCCTCACGGGCTAAGTACCAGGAGCTGAAGCTGAAGTCGGGAATCAGCTTCGATCGGGCTTACGTCGAGACGATGGTGAAGGATCATCACGACGATCTGAAGGACTTCATGGATGAGGATCAGAAGACGACGAACCCCGAGGTGAAGGCGGCGGTAGAGAAGGGTCTCAAGGTCATCAAGGAACATACCGTGATGATCGATGGGATCGCCCGGCAGGGTGGGATCGATGTTCCGGCTATGCCTGGGGAGTAG
- the pyrF gene encoding orotidine-5'-phosphate decarboxylase, producing the protein MIAAPQPTHAAAVTAPNAADRLAVALDFPTAAQAIAFVDSLEGSCRWMKVGLELYCAAGNSLIETLRNRGMNVFLDLKLHDIPNTVAGAIRTVTSAGASLLTVHAAGGEAMLRAAAEAAAENVNSPRLLAVTVLTSMDTSQLTGIGIHDTPATQVLRLAHLATACGVDGLVCSAEEVAPIRQTLGAIPYLVVPGIRPTGSPTGDQRRIATPAEAIQSGASMLVVGRPITQSQNPAETARVILAEIASV; encoded by the coding sequence ATGATCGCCGCTCCCCAGCCAACTCACGCCGCAGCCGTCACCGCCCCAAACGCCGCCGACCGCCTTGCCGTAGCACTCGACTTCCCCACCGCTGCCCAGGCCATCGCCTTCGTCGACTCGCTCGAAGGCTCCTGCCGCTGGATGAAGGTCGGCCTCGAACTCTACTGCGCCGCCGGTAACTCGCTCATCGAAACTCTCCGCAACCGCGGCATGAACGTCTTTCTCGACCTCAAACTCCATGACATCCCCAACACCGTCGCCGGGGCGATCCGCACCGTCACCTCCGCCGGAGCCTCTCTCCTCACCGTCCACGCCGCCGGTGGCGAAGCCATGCTCCGCGCCGCCGCCGAGGCAGCCGCAGAAAACGTCAACAGCCCCCGCCTCCTCGCCGTCACCGTCCTCACCAGCATGGACACCTCCCAGCTCACCGGCATCGGCATCCACGACACCCCCGCCACCCAGGTCCTCCGCCTCGCTCATCTCGCCACCGCCTGCGGCGTTGATGGCCTCGTCTGCTCAGCCGAGGAGGTCGCCCCTATCCGTCAGACTCTCGGCGCAATACCTTACCTCGTCGTCCCGGGAATCCGCCCTACGGGTTCCCCGACCGGCGACCAGCGACGCATAGCCACCCCCGCCGAAGCCATCCAAAGCGGAGCCTCAATGCTCGTCGTAGGCCGCCCCATTACCCAGTCTCAGAACCCGGCCGAGACTGCCCGCGTTATCCTCGCCGAGATCGCCTCGGTCTGA